From Streptomyces fungicidicus, one genomic window encodes:
- a CDS encoding SDR family NAD(P)-dependent oxidoreductase has product MHIDLTGRTALVTGSTQGIGAAIAAGLARAGARVAVNGRSAERVRAHAAALEREVPGADVVPVAADVTTEAGAEQVAGALPRVDVLVNNLGVFGSADPLEITDDEWRRYFEVNVLAAVRLTRLFLPGMTGRGWGRIQYIASDSAVVTPAEMIHYGMSKTALLAVSRGFAKQAAGTGVTVNSVIAGPTRTGGVEEFVYELVDRELPWEEAQRAFMRAHRPQSLLRRLIEPEEIANMVVYLSSRQASATTGGALRVDGGYVDAILP; this is encoded by the coding sequence GTGCACATCGATCTCACGGGCCGCACCGCGCTGGTCACCGGCTCCACCCAGGGAATCGGCGCGGCCATCGCCGCCGGGCTCGCGCGGGCGGGCGCCCGGGTCGCCGTCAACGGACGCTCCGCCGAGCGGGTGCGGGCGCACGCGGCCGCCCTCGAGCGGGAGGTGCCGGGCGCCGACGTGGTGCCGGTGGCCGCCGACGTGACCACGGAGGCGGGCGCCGAGCAGGTCGCCGGGGCGCTGCCCCGGGTGGACGTCCTGGTCAACAATCTCGGTGTCTTCGGCTCCGCGGACCCGCTGGAGATCACCGACGACGAGTGGCGGCGCTACTTCGAGGTCAACGTCCTGGCCGCCGTGCGGCTGACCCGGCTCTTCCTGCCGGGGATGACCGGACGCGGCTGGGGCCGGATCCAGTACATCGCCAGTGACTCGGCGGTCGTCACTCCCGCCGAGATGATCCACTACGGGATGTCGAAGACGGCGCTGCTCGCCGTGAGCCGGGGGTTCGCCAAACAGGCCGCGGGCACCGGCGTCACGGTGAACTCGGTCATCGCCGGCCCCACCCGCACGGGCGGGGTGGAGGAGTTCGTCTACGAACTGGTGGACCGCGAGCTCCCCTGGGAGGAGGCGCAGCGCGCGTTCATGCGCGCGCACCGGCCGCAGTCGCTGCTGCGACGGCTGATCGAGCCCGAGGAGATCGCCAACATGGTCGTCTACCTCAGCTCCCGCCAGGCGTCCGCCACGACGGGCGGGGCGCTGCGCGTCGACGGCGGCTACGTCGACGCGATCCTGCCCTGA